In Edaphobacter bradus, the following are encoded in one genomic region:
- a CDS encoding DUF1501 domain-containing protein, producing the protein MMMSRRKFAKLAAQAGFAAVSAPLWMHETSKHAFAQLSNSYKAIVVITLVGGNDGNNMLIPLDSVEYQQYASLRPPLALSRSTCNVLSSSSSGSTFGLHPALRNVASLYNSGKALVVANVGPLARPATKAQLLQDTSLIPEALLSHPAATAQWESASTVALPSTGWGGRIADLIVSQSGSLPPVLNAGPASIFTVGNAVQGIVVQGGRTTTAFPAGMIPTILGIAENDSQSSNLIVAEAAKLRSLAMNQQALLTQAQSAGSTLKTQFPNTAFGVALQTIASTICGRSVIGASRQIFYCQQGNYDTHANQLGTHNMMLSDLDSSLEAFIQALGEMGLADQVLICTHSDFNRTMVSNGSAGSDHAWANHQLVIGGGIRGGRIIGNYPDLDINGSLDLNGYGTWLPTLSATQMTAGIGAWMGLSSPQLATVFPDLGNFPDGAIGLI; encoded by the coding sequence ATGATGATGTCCCGTCGTAAGTTTGCCAAACTTGCTGCGCAGGCTGGATTTGCAGCTGTGAGCGCACCTCTGTGGATGCATGAGACTAGTAAGCATGCGTTTGCTCAGCTATCCAATTCATATAAAGCTATTGTGGTAATCACACTGGTGGGCGGCAATGATGGCAATAATATGCTCATTCCTCTCGACAGTGTTGAGTATCAGCAATACGCCTCTCTGAGGCCGCCACTTGCTCTCTCTCGATCGACTTGTAATGTGTTGTCGTCAAGCTCATCCGGGTCTACGTTTGGACTTCATCCGGCACTGAGAAATGTGGCGTCACTTTATAACAGTGGTAAAGCACTCGTCGTTGCGAATGTGGGCCCACTAGCGCGGCCGGCTACGAAAGCTCAGCTATTGCAAGATACGTCGCTAATTCCAGAGGCTCTGTTGTCACATCCTGCGGCAACTGCTCAGTGGGAAAGCGCCTCCACAGTGGCCCTTCCTTCAACGGGGTGGGGAGGACGCATTGCAGATCTCATCGTTTCACAATCTGGCTCCTTGCCACCTGTGCTGAATGCCGGACCAGCAAGCATATTTACCGTTGGAAATGCTGTTCAGGGGATTGTTGTCCAAGGAGGACGCACGACGACAGCGTTTCCCGCAGGAATGATCCCAACAATTCTCGGTATCGCAGAAAACGATAGTCAATCCTCAAATTTGATTGTGGCTGAAGCCGCTAAGCTAAGGAGCCTTGCGATGAATCAGCAAGCATTGCTGACGCAGGCGCAGAGTGCTGGCTCTACTCTCAAAACACAATTCCCCAATACGGCATTCGGCGTGGCCCTCCAAACGATTGCCTCAACCATTTGTGGGAGGTCTGTCATCGGTGCGTCCCGGCAGATATTTTATTGTCAACAAGGAAACTATGATACTCATGCAAACCAACTTGGGACCCACAACATGATGCTTAGTGACCTGGACTCTTCACTAGAGGCTTTCATTCAAGCATTGGGGGAGATGGGATTGGCGGACCAAGTGCTAATTTGTACGCATTCTGATTTTAACCGCACAATGGTGTCAAACGGGTCAGCTGGTTCGGACCACGCTTGGGCGAATCATCAGTTAGTTATAGGGGGAGGAATTCGCGGAGGTCGCATCATTGGCAATTATCCGGATCTGGATATTAACGGCAGCTTAGATTTAAACGGCTATGGAACCTGGTTGCCGACACTCTCGGCGACTCAGATGACTGCTGGAATCGGTGCATGGATGGGACTGTCGAGTCCGCAACTGGCAACAGTTTTTCCTGATCTGGGTAATTTTCCTGATGGAGCAATAGGTCTGATTTGA